One Camelina sativa cultivar DH55 chromosome 3, Cs, whole genome shotgun sequence genomic window carries:
- the LOC104760131 gene encoding uncharacterized protein LOC104760131 isoform X1 translates to MDRYNPLQPFPIDSLESLLMETTNSGALDEETLESAFWDCCVCSCDPPSQCFESFVTHLSDEDHLEELMLVTRTPPPTPLEDCPLENLGNVKLVRLENPPFSRCHKDKLSKLLTISVPLQHLSAPLSEAPQINMDAVTLVFWDIKMCPVPRGCHPRRVGPPIKLFLKNKGYSGHLTITAIGVLKDVPNDVLEGVYSESSLSGTVERLICEFIEDATFVQKDELLQKNRVLIQEQSTRWFISAINKPEVLQRIGRHMKLLEG, encoded by the exons ATGGATCGCTACAACCCTCTCCAGCCGTTTCCAATTGATTCTCTCGAAAGCTTACTTATGGAAACCACaa ATTCAGGGGCACTTGATGAGGAAACACTTGAATCTGCCTTCTGGGATTGCTGTGTGTGCTCGTGCGATCCTCCTAGCCAATGCTTTGAAAGTTTTGTCACGCATCTATCTGATGAAGACCATCTTGAAGAGCTG ATGTTGGTTACGAGAACACCACCTCCTACTCCACTCGAGGATTGTCCACTGGAGAATCTGGGCAATGTGAAGCTGGTTCGACTTGAAAATCCACCCTTTAGTAGATGCCATAAAGATAAG TTGTCGAAGCTGTTGACTATAAGTGTGCCACTCCAGCACTTAAGTGCACCACTAAGTGAGGCTCCCCAGATAAACATGGATGCTGTAACATTggtcttttgggacatcaagATGTGTCCGGTTCCACGTGGCTGTCATCCTCGTCGGGTCGGTCCGCCTATTAAACTGTTTCTTAAGAATAAAGGCTACTCTGGTCATCTCACCATCACTGCCATTGGCGTACTAAAAGACGTCCCTAATGACGTGTTGGAAGGAGTCTATTCCG AGAGTAGTCTTTCTGGCACTGTGGAACGTCTGATTTGTGAGTTTATTGAAGATGCAACGTTTGTTCAAAAGGATGAACTACTTCAAAAGAACAGAGTACTGATACAAGAACAGAGCACCAGGTGGTTTATATCGGCGATTAACAAGCCAGAAGTTTTACAAAGGATTGGAAGGCACATGAAACTTCTAGAAGGTTGA
- the LOC104760171 gene encoding protein LOW PSII ACCUMULATION 1, chloroplastic-like, with product MAVATAPSLNRHFLRRVSNPYSRVKKRRPWLTPGDSTLFYSRRNWDSQLLVFASSSSPSPSSSPPSPNSRTDDLTAESCVNTGLDLFKRGRVKDGLVKFETALSLNPNSIESQAAYYNKACCHAYLGEGKKAADCLRIALRDYNLKFATILNDPDLASFRALPEYKKLQEEARLGGEDIGNSFRRDLKLISEVRAPFRGVRKFFYFAFAAAAGISTFFTVPRLIQAFKGGDGAPDLLETTGNAAINIGGIVVLVSLFLWENKKEEEQMVQINRDETLSRLPLRLSTNRVVELVQLRDTVRPVILAGKKETVTLAMQKADRFRTELLRRGVLLVPVVFGERKTPVTGKKGFGASSKAATSLPSIGEDFDTRAQSVVAQSKLKGEIRFKAETVSPGEWERWIRDQQTSEGVDPGDDVYIILRLDGRVRRSGRGMPDWAEISQELPPMDDVLSKLER from the exons ATGGCTGTGGCTACAGCTCCGTCGCTAAACCGCCATTTCCTACGCCGCGTCTCGAACCCTTACTCGAGAGTGAAGAAACGACGACCATGGCTAACTCCAggagactctacccttttttaTTCTCGCCGGAATTGGGATTCCCAACTCCTTGTTTTcgcctcctcttcttctccgtctCCGTCGTCTTCGCCTCCATCTCCAAATTCTCGGACGGATGATCTCACTGCTGAGTCGTGCGTCAATACTGGTCTTGACCTTTTTAAGAGAGGACGG GTCAAAGATGGTCTTGTTAAGTTTGAGACGGCACTGAGTTTGAATCCAAATTCTATCGAATCACAAGCTGCTTACTATAACAAAGCCTGTTGTCATGCTTACCT GGGCGAAGGAAAAAAAGCTGCTGATTGTTTGAGAATTGCGTTGAGAGATTATAATCTGAAATTTGCCACGATTCTTAACGATCCTGACTTAGCATCCTTTCGTGCATTACCCGAGTATAAGAAGCTGCAAGAAGAG GCTAGGTTGGGCGGGGAAGATATTGGCAATAGTTTCCGGAGAGATCTAAAACTTATAAGTGAAGTACGAGCACCGTTTCGTGGTGTTAGAAAGTTCTTTTATTTTGCATTTGCAGCAGCAGCAGGTATCTCAACGTTCTTTACCGTACCAAGACTGATTCAGGCATTTAAAGGCGGTGATGGTGCTCCAGATCTTCTGGAAACTACGGGAAATGCTGCAATTAACATTGGCG GTATTGTTGTTCTGGTTTCATTGTTCCTTTGGGAAaacaagaaagaggaagaacaaatgGTTCAAATAAATCGAGACGAAACTCTTTCCCGGCTGCCTCTACGTCTGTCAACCAACCGAGTTGTTGAACTTGTGCAGCTAAGGGATACAGTTCGACCG GTTATTCTGGCGGGGAAAAAAGAGACTGTTACACTCGCGATGCAAAAAGCAGATAGGTTCAGAACTGAGCTCCTAAGAAGAGGTGTTCTCTTGGTTCCTGTGGTATTCGGTGAACGTAAAACACCGGTAACCGGAAAAAAAGGCTTTGGGGCTTCTTCAAAGGCAGCTACATCTCTTCCTTCAATTGGG GAAGATTTCGATACACGGGCTCAATCAGTAGTAGCCCAATCGAAGCTGAAAGGTGAAATCAGGTTCAAGGCCGAGACTGTTTCGCCTGGTGAATGGGAAAG GTGGATAAGAGATCAACAGACATCTGAAGGAGTTGACCCAGGTGATGATGTGTACATTATACTGCGGTTAGATGGTCGAGTCCGCAGATCGGGTAGA GGGATGCCGGACTGGGCAGAGATATCGCAGGAGTTGCCGCCGATGGATGACGTGCTCAGCAAGTTAGAAAGATGA
- the LOC104760185 gene encoding glutathione S-transferase F6, which translates to MSGIKVFGHPASTATRRVLIALHEKNLDFEFVHIELKDGEHKKEPFILRNPFGKVPAFEDGDFKLFESRAITQYIAHNFADKGNNLLSAGKDMAIIAMGIEIESHEFEPVGSKLVWEQVLKPLYGMTTDKAVVEEEEAKLAKVLDVYEHRLGESKYLAADHFTLVDLHTIPVIQYLLGTPSKKLFDERTHVSAWVADITSRPSAQKVL; encoded by the exons ATGTCAGGAATCAAAGTTTTCGGCCACCCTGCTTCCACAGCCACGAGAAGAGTTCTCATCGCCTTGCACGAGAAGAATCTCGACTTTGAGTTCGTTCATATCGAGCTCAAAGATGGTGAACACAAGAAAGAGCCTTTCATCCTCCGCAAC CCTTTTGGCAAAGTTCCAGCCTTTGAAGATGGAGACTTCAAGCTTTTTG AATCAAGAGCAATTACTCAATACATAGCACATAATTTCGCAGACAAAGGAAACAACCTTCTCTCAGCCGGAAAGGACATGGCGATCATAGCCATGGGAATAGAAATCGAATCGCATGAGTTTGAACCTGTTGGTTCAAAGCTTGTGTGGGAGCAAGTCCTCAAGCCGTTGTACGGTATGACCACAGACAAAGccgttgttgaagaagaagaggctaagTTAGCCAAAGTCCTCGATGTTTACGAACACAGGCTTGGTGAGTCTAAGTATTTGGCTGCTGACCACTTCACTTTGGTCGATCTTCACACCATCCCTGTGATTCAATACTTGCTTGGTACTCCAAGTAAGAAACTCTTCGACGAGCGTACACATGTCAGTGCTTGGGTTGCTGACATCACTTCTAGGCCTTCCGCTCAGAAGGTTCTCTAA
- the LOC104760160 gene encoding protein RALF-like 1, with the protein MARSFTLFPTLMIIILFIVIISSPLIQAGFTNDLDGLGWATSGVHGSGCHGSIAECIGAEEEEMDSEINRRILATTKYISYQSLRRNSVPCSRRGASYYNCQNGAQANPYSRGCSAIARCRS; encoded by the coding sequence ATGGCCAGGTCTTTTACCCTCTTCCCAACACTTATGATAATTATCCTCTTTATCGTGATCATCTCTTCACCTCTGATCCAAGCCGGCTTCACCAATGACCTCGACGGTCTAGGGTGGGCAACGAGCGGAGTCCATGGCTCAGGCTGTCACGGTTCAATAGCAGAGTGTATCGgggcagaggaagaagaaatggatTCAGAGATCAATAGAAGAATATTGGCGACCACGAAATACATAAGCTATCAGTCGTTGAGACGGAACAGCGTGCCTTGTTCAAGAAGAGGTGCGTCTTATTACAATTGTCAGAACGGAGCTCAAGCTAATCCTTACAGTCGTGGTTGCAGCGCAATTGCTCGTTGCAGGAGTTAA
- the LOC104760151 gene encoding uncharacterized protein LOC104760151, which produces MVETRRSSSASKRFSSSSSPDTTTSSSRPSKRSKAAAEPAASSSASELPIENRGPVSDPGSESGEPELRTPDPQTHDAERPLTTTTDVPAMETDTIPAPSTPAGDVVVEPEKSKSSKKRTAIAKAPWAKLISQYSQNPHIIIRSSVFTVGRRGCDLCIRDHSMPTVLCEIKQYEHGGPLVASLEIRGNSLLVQVNGKIYQRSSCVNLRGGDEVVFSTPGKHAYIFQPLKDENLATQDRASSLSFFETQTAPLKGFHIETRAGDSSPVDGASLLASISKLHNVPFLPPTSKSVKRQQNSEVPVLPSSCNDCIMDVDMNDDDINDDHAAIASTEKTAASTSCAANDDQNADGNGMDPFQEAEGGNIPGSRFEMRPIFSLLGDPSEFDLRGSISKILVDDRRELRQAPKDYDRPSALVSARRQAHKDTLRAGVLNPQDIQVSFEDFPYFLSGITKDILRTSTYVHMKCESKYVKYGSDLSTSCPRILLSGPAGSEIYQETLVKALAKSFGAKLMIVDSLLLPGGSKAKEADSTKESSRHEKISVLAKRAVQVAQAAVMQHKKPTSSVEANITGGSTLSSQAIPRQEVSTATSKSYAFKAGDRVKFVGPLTSLLASIQAPLRGPAYGFQGKVLLAFEDNGSSKIGVRFDKSVPDGNDLGGLCEDDHGFFCTASSLRLESSSSDDAHKLAINEIFEVAFNEIERGSLILFLKDIEKSVSGNIDVYLTLKSKLENLPENIVVIASQTQLDSRKEKSHPGGFLFTKFGSNQTALLDLAFPDNFGGRLQDRNKEMPKSVKQITRLFPNKVTIQLPEDEALLVDWKDKLERDSEILKAKANITSIRAVLSKNNLVCPDLETLCIKDQTFPSDSVEKVVGWAYGHHLMNCPDPTVKDNKLIISAESITYSLQMLHEIQNENKSTKKSLKDVVTENEFEKKLLSDVIPPSDIGVSFNDIGALENVKDTLKELVMLPLQRPELFGKGQLTKPTKGILLFGPPGTGKTMLAKAVATEAGANFINISMSSITSKWFGEGEKYVKAVFSLASKIAPSVIFVDEVDSMLGRRENPGEHEAMRKMKNEFMINWDGLRTKDKERVLVLAATNRPFDLDEAVIRRLPRRLMVNLPDSANRSKILSVILAKEEMAQDVDLEAIANMTDGYSGSDLKNLCVTAAHLPIREILEMEKKERSVAEAENRPMPKLYSSTDIRPLTMNDFKAAHDQVCASVSSDSSNMNELQQWNELYGEGGSRKKTSLSYFM; this is translated from the exons ATGGTTGAGACGAGACGTAGCTCTTCTGCCTCCAAgcgcttttcttcttcttcttctcccgaCACCACTACTTCTTCCTCACGTCCTTCCAAACGATCTAAG GCTGCGGCGGAACCGGCAGCATCTTCGTCGGCGAGTGAGCTGCCGATTGAAAACCGAGGGCCGGTTTCGGATCCTGGATCGGAATCTGGAGAGCCGGAACTGAGAACTCCTGATCCGCAGACTCATGATGCGGAAAGGCCACTTACTACCACCACCGATGTGCCGGCCATGGAGACCGACACAATTCCGGCGCCTTCCACCCCTGCAG GTGATGTGGTGGTGGAACCTGAAAAATCTAAATCTTCTAAGAAGCGGACTGCTATTGCTAAGGCTCCTTGGGCCAAGCTGATTTCTCAGTATTCTCAG AACCCTCATATTATCATCAGAAGCTCTGTGTTTACTGTTGGACGGCGAGGATGCGATTTATGTATAAGAGATCATTCTATGCCCACCGTTCTATGTGAAATTAAGCAGTATGAG cacGGAGGTCCATTAGTTGCATCGTTGGAGATAAGAGGGAATAGTCTACTTGTTCAGGTCAATGGCAAGATTTACCAAAGGAGTTCTTGTGTTAATCTGCGGGGTGGCGATGAAGTTGTCTTCAGCACCCCTGGGAAACATGCTTAT ATATTTCAGCCTCTTAAAGATGAAAATCTTGCTACTCAAGACAGAGCTTCTTCATTGAGCTTTTTTGAAACACAGACTGCCCCTCTGAAAGGGTTTCATATTGAGACGAGAGCAGGAGACTCTTCACCAGTTGATGGGGCCTCTTTATTGGCGTCTATATCAAAGTTGCATAATGTCCCTTTTCTACCACCTACATCTAAGAGTGTCAAAAGGCAGCAAAATTCAGAGGTTCCTGTGCTACCTTCTAGCTGCAATGATTGTATCATGGATGTTGACATGAACGATGATGATATTAATGATGATCATGCTGCTATTGCTTCAACGGAGAAAACTGCTGCTTCGACCTCTTGTGCTGCCAACGATGACCAGAATGCAGATGGAAATGGAATGGATCCTTTTCAAGAAGCTGAAGGTGGAAACATTCCTGGTTCTCGTTTTGAAATGCGACCAATTTTTAGCTTACTTGGGGATCCTTCTGAATTTGATTTAAGAGGTAGCATTTCCAAAATACTGGTGGATGATCGAAGAGAATTGAGGCAAGCGCCGAAAGATTATGACCGTCCATCAGCTTTGGTATCAGCTAGACGTCAAGCACATAAGGATACTCTGCGGGCAGGGGTGCTCAATCCTCAGGACATACAAGTTTCTTTTGAGGACTTCCCATATTTCTTAAG TGGCATAACTAAGGATATTTTGAGAACATCAACATATGTCCATATGAAGTGTGAAAGCAAGTATGTAAAGTATGGATCAGACTTGTCAACGTCGTGCCCCCGCATCTTGCTCTCTGGACCAGCTG GCTCTGAGATATATCAGGAAACGTTGGTAAAAGCGCTTGCTAAAAGTTTTGGGGCCAAATTAATGATTGTTGACTCTCTCTTGTTACCTGGG GGTTCGAAAGCCAAGGAAGCAGATTCTACCAAAGAAAGTTCTAGGCATGAAAAAATTTCGGTGCTTGCTAAACGAGCTGTACAGGTTGCACAAGCTGCTGTTATGCAGCATAAGAAACCAACTTCAAGTGTTGAGGCTAATATTACAGGTGGATCAACACTGAGTTCTCAGGCTATTCCGAGGCAAGAAGTGTCAACTGCAACCTCAAAAAGTTACGCCTTCAAAGCAG GTGATCGAGTAAAGTTTGTAGGTCCTTTAACTAGTTTACTTGCTTCTATCCAAGCCCCACTTAG GGGACCGGCATACGGTTTCCAGGGAAAAGTACTACTTGCGTTTGAAGACAATGGATCTTCAAAAATCGGGGTTAGATTTGATAAGTCGGTACCAGATGGCAATGATCTTGGTGGCCTATGTGAAGACGACCATGGTTTTTTTTGTACTG CGAGTTCACTTCGTTTAGAAAGTTCTTCCAGTGACGATGCTCATAAACTTGCCATCAATGAAATCTTTGAG GTCGCTTTTAATGAAATTGAAAGAGGATCATTGATATTGTTCCTGAAAGACATTGAGAAATCTGTGTCGGGGAACATTGATGTGTATTTAACTTTGAAGAGCAAGCTGGAGAATTTACCTGAGAATATTGTTGTTATAGCCTCACAAACCCAGTTGGACAGCCGAAAGGAAAAA TCCCACCCTGGAGGTTTCTTGTTCACAAAGTTTGGCAGCAACCAGACAGCATTGCTGGATCTTGCGTTTCCG GATAACTTTGGTGGTAGACTGCAGGACAGGAACAAAGAAATGCCTAAATCAGTGAAACAGATTACGAGGCTATTTCCTAACAAAGTGACCATCCAGTTACCTGAG GATGAAGCTTTACTAGTGGACTGGAAGGATAAACTTGAACGTGACTCAGAGATCCTGAAGGCTAAAGCTAATATCACCAGCATCCGTGCA GTCCTTAGTAAAAACAATCTAGTCTGCCCTGACCTTGAAACCTTGTGCatcaaagatcaaacctttCCTTCTGATA GTGTGGAGAAAGTTGTTGGCTGGGCTTATGGCCATCATCTTATGAACTGCCCAGATCCTACAGTCAAAGACAACAAGCTTATCATCTCGGCAGAAAG CATCACGTATAGCCTGCAGATGTTGCATGAGATTCAAAACGAAAACAAGAGCACGAAGAAATCTCTCAAA GATGTTGTTACTGAGAATGAATTCGAGAAAAAACTCCTATCAGACGTCATTCCTCCAAGTGATATCGGTGTATCTTTTAATGATATCGGGGCTTTGGAAAATGTTAAAGACACCTTGAAGGAGTTGGTCATGCTTCCTCTTCAAAGACCCGAATTGTTTGGCAAGGGCCAGCTTACAAAG CCTACTAAGGGTATACTGTTGTTTGGACCGCCTGGTACGGGGAAGACAATGCTGGCAAAGGCAGTAGCAACCGAGGCTGGTGCAAACTTCATCAATATATCAATGTCCAGCATTACCTCAAAG TGGTTTGGCGAGGGAGAGAAGTATGTTAAAGCTGTTTTCTCATTAGCAAGTAAGATAGCTCCAAGCGTCATTTTTGTCGATGAG GTTGATAGCATGTTAGGAAGACGAGAGAATCCAGGAGAACATGAAGCTATGCGTAAGATGAAGAACGAATTCATGATAAACTGGGACGGCTTACGCACAAAGGATAAAGAAAGAGTTTTAGTACTGGCTGCTACCAACAGACCATTCGACCTTGACGAAGCAGTTATTAGACGGCTTCCCAGAAG GTTGATGGTAAATCTCCCTGATTCAGCAAACAGATCAAAGATCTTGAGCGTAATTTTGGCGAAAGAAGAGATGGCACAAGACGTAGATTTAGAAGCTATAGCAAATATGACAGATGGGTACTCAGGGAGTGACTTAAAG AATCTTTGTGTGACGGCGGCACATCTTCCTATCCGAGAGATTCTGGAAATGGAAAAGAAG GAGAGGAGTGTGGCTGAAGCGGAAAACCGACCAATGCCTAAGTTATATAGCAGTACAGACATAAGACCCTTGACGATGAATGACTTCAAGGCCGCACATGATCAG GTATGTGCGAGTGTGTCGTCTGATTCATCGAACATGAACGAGCTTCAGCAATGGAACGAGCTGTATGGAGAAGGAGGGTCGAGGAAGAAGACATCACTGAGCTACTTCATGTAA
- the LOC104760131 gene encoding uncharacterized protein LOC104760131 isoform X2 has protein sequence MDRYNPLQPFPIDSLESLLMETTNSGALDEETLESAFWDCCVCSCDPPSQCFESFVTHLSDEDHLEELMLVTRTPPPTPLEDCPLENLGNVKLVRLENPPFSRCHKDKLSKLLTISVPLQHLSAPLSEAPQINMDAVTLVFWDIKMCPVPRGCHPRRVGPPIKLFLKNKGYSGHLTITAIGVLKDVPNDVLEGVYSGGVSLNNIFTGQLQKKKWLLSFTLKM, from the exons ATGGATCGCTACAACCCTCTCCAGCCGTTTCCAATTGATTCTCTCGAAAGCTTACTTATGGAAACCACaa ATTCAGGGGCACTTGATGAGGAAACACTTGAATCTGCCTTCTGGGATTGCTGTGTGTGCTCGTGCGATCCTCCTAGCCAATGCTTTGAAAGTTTTGTCACGCATCTATCTGATGAAGACCATCTTGAAGAGCTG ATGTTGGTTACGAGAACACCACCTCCTACTCCACTCGAGGATTGTCCACTGGAGAATCTGGGCAATGTGAAGCTGGTTCGACTTGAAAATCCACCCTTTAGTAGATGCCATAAAGATAAG TTGTCGAAGCTGTTGACTATAAGTGTGCCACTCCAGCACTTAAGTGCACCACTAAGTGAGGCTCCCCAGATAAACATGGATGCTGTAACATTggtcttttgggacatcaagATGTGTCCGGTTCCACGTGGCTGTCATCCTCGTCGGGTCGGTCCGCCTATTAAACTGTTTCTTAAGAATAAAGGCTACTCTGGTCATCTCACCATCACTGCCATTGGCGTACTAAAAGACGTCCCTAATGACGTGTTGGAAGGAGTCTATTCCGGTGGAGTCTCTCTTAATAACATTTTCACTG GTCAGCTGCAGAAAAAGAAGTGGTTGTTGAGTTTTACACTAAAGATGTGA
- the LOC104760176 gene encoding glutathione S-transferase F6-like gives MAGIKVFGHPASTATRRVLIALHEKNLDFEFVHIELKDGEHKKEPFIHRNPFGKVPAFEDGDFKLFESRAITQYIAHNFSDKGTDLLSPGKGMAFIAMGIEIEKNEFDPVGSKLVWEQVLKPLYGMTTDKAVVEEEEAKLAKVLDVYEHRLGESKYLAANHFTLVDLHIIPVIQYLLGTPTKKLFNERTHVSAWVADITSRPSAQKVL, from the exons ATGGCAGGAATCAAAGTTTTCGGTCACCCAGCTTCCACAGCCACGAGAAGAGTTCTCATCGCCCTACACGAGAAGAATCTCGACTTTGAGTTCGTTCATATCGAGCTTAAAGATGGTGAACACAAGAAAGAGCCTTTCATCCATCGCAAC CCTTTTGGCAAAGTTCCAGCCTTTGAAGATGGAGACTTCAAGCTTTTTG AATCAAGAGCAATTACTCAATACATAGCACATAATTTCTCAGACAAAGGAACCGACCTTCTCTCACCTGGCAAGGGCATGGCGTTCATAGCCATGGGAATAGAAAtcgaaaaaaatgagtttgacCCAGTTGGTTCAAAGCTTGTTTGGGAGCAAGTCCTCAAGCCGTTGTACGGTATGACCACAGACAAAGccgttgttgaagaagaagaggctaagTTAGCCAAAGTCCTCGATGTTTACGAACACAGGCTTGGTGAGTCTAAGTATTTGGCTGCTAACCACTTCACTTTGGTCGATCTTCACATCATCCCTGTGATTCAGTACTTGCTTGGTACTCCAACTAAGAAACTCTTCAACGAGCGTACACATGTCAGTGCTTGGGTTGCTGACATCACCTCTAGGCCTTCTGCTCAGAAGGTTCTCTAA
- the LOC104778536 gene encoding glutathione S-transferase F6-like, with translation FLQPFGKVPAFEDGDFKLFESRAITQYIAHNFADKGNNLLSAGKDMAIIAMGIEIESHEFEPVGSKLVWEQVLKPLYGMTTDKAVVEEEEAKLAKVLDVYEHRLGESKYLAADHFTLVDLHTIPVIQYLLGTPSKKLFDERTHVSAWVADITSRPSAQKVL, from the exons TTTTTGCAGCCTTTTGGCAAAGTTCCAGCCTTTGAAGATGGAGACTTCAAGCTTTTTG AATCAAGAGCAATTACTCAATACATAGCACATAATTTCGCAGACAAAGGAAACAACCTTCTCTCAGCCGGAAAGGACATGGCGATCATAGCCATGGGAATAGAAATCGAATCGCATGAGTTTGAACCTGTTGGTTCAAAGCTTGTGTGGGAGCAAGTCCTCAAGCCGTTGTACGGTATGACCACAGACAAAGccgttgttgaagaagaagaggctaagTTAGCCAAAGTCCTCGATGTTTACGAACACAGGCTTGGTGAGTCTAAGTATTTGGCTGCTGACCACTTCACTTTGGTCGATCTTCACACCATCCCTGTGATTCAATACTTGCTTGGTACTCCAAGTAAGAAACTCTTCGACGAGCGTACACATGTCAGTGCTTGGGTTGCTGACATCACTTCTAGGCCTTCCGCTCAGAAGGTTCTCTAA